From the genome of Cryptococcus neoformans var. neoformans B-3501A chromosome 1, whole genome shotgun sequence, one region includes:
- a CDS encoding hypothetical protein (Similar to gi|40738803|gb|EAA57993.1| hypothetical protein AN6207.2 [Aspergillus nidulans FGSC A4], FASTA scores: opt: 1329, E(): 5.1e-77, (56.494% identity (75.108% similar) in 462 aa overlap (4-462:2-405)); HMMPfam hit to HATPase_c, Histidine kinase-, DNA gyrase B-, and HSP90-like ATPase, score: 57.5, E(): 3.7e-14) has protein sequence MSRFKISGALWDSIHHYSSFPQTGVSLQQMIHFGHNPTPGTLLKASQFLSEELPIRLSHRVVELNALPDGLAKMPSINKVKEWYAQSFEELVTFPKPRFKPELEGILNVPNSDRTKLAFPSSTPNPSLDPLMDEGPVGSGLLVERHNQGNGNGNGNGNISGNGNGNGNGNGQRLRIPMERRYYSPPPATLVYPPEVHEYNERFTHLLENIKKRHDPTVTTVAQGVLEWKRKRKTGRIGVPIQEWLDRFYMSRIGIRFLIGQHVALNTLQPHPDYVGIICTRANVHDICHEAIENARYVCEEHYGLFKGPPIQLLCPKDLTFPYVPGHLSHICFELLKNSLRAVVERFGVENEEAFPPIKVVVVEGREDITIKISDEGGGIPRSAIPMIWTYLYTTMSDEGLEATIEQSDFKAPMAGFGYGLPLARLYARFFGGDLRLISMDGYGTDVYISLNKLSSSCEPLQ, from the exons ATGTCTCGGTTCAAGATTTCAGGTGCACTGTGGGACAGTATCCACCACTACTCGTCTTTCCCACAGACTGGAG TTTCCCTCCAACAAATGATTCATTTCGGCCATAACCCCACACCTGGTACACTCCTCAAAGCTTCTCAGTTTCTTTCTGAAGAACTGCCTATCAGATTATCACATAGGGTGGTAGAACTCAACGCTTTACCAGATGGACTCGCCAAGATGCCTAGTATCaacaaggtgaaggagTGGTATGCTCAGAGCTTTGAG GAGCTTGTGACATTTCCAAAACCTAGATTCAAACCAGAACTTGAAGGTATACTTAATGTCCCAAATTCAGA CCGAACAAAACTAGCTTTCCCCAGCTCCACTCCTAACCCTTCTCTGGACCCACTTATGGACGAAGGCCCAGTCGGTTCCGGTCTTCTGGTCGAGAGACATAACCAGGGAAACGGGAAcgggaatgggaatgggaataTAAGCGGGAATGGAAATGGCAACGGAAACGGCAACGGGCAGAGGTTACGGATACCCATGGAACGTCGGTACTATTCACCGCCACCTGCAACTCTCGTCTACCCACCGGAAGTACATGAGTACAACGAAAGGTTTACTCATTTACTTGAGAATATCAAGAAAAGACACGACCCAACTGTCACTACCGTTGCTCAAGGTGTATTggagtggaagaggaagcgaaAGACCGGGAGGATAGGAGTACCGATTCAGGAGTGGTTGGATAGGTTCTACATGAGCCGAATTGGTATTCGATTTTTGATAGGGCAGC ACGTTGCGCTCAACACTTTACAACCTCATCCTGATTATGTAGGGATAATTTGCACTCGAGCCAACGTGCATGATATATGTCATGAAGCAATTG AAAACGCCCGATATGTCTGTGAAGAGCATTACGGCCTCTTCAAAGGCCCGCCTATCCAGCTTCTTTGCCCTAAAGACCTCACATTTCCATATGTGCCCGGGCACCTCTCCCACATCTGCTTTGAACTCTTGAAAAACTCCCTTCGTGCGGTTGTAGAGCGTTTTGGAGTGGAGAACGAGGAAGCTTTCCCCCCGATCAAGGTAGTTGTAGTTGAGGGTAGGGAGGATATCACCATCAAGATTTCGGATGAAGGTGGGGGGATTCCCAGGAGTGCGATTCCCATGATCTGGAC GTACCTCTATACTACAATGAGTGACGAAGGTTTAGAAGCGACCATTGAACAGTCAGATTTCAAAGCCCCCATGGCTGGTTTCGG CTACGGGCTTCCCCTCGCAAGGCTG TACGCTAGATTCTTTGGTGGCGATCTCAGATTGATCTCTATGGACGGGTACGGGACGGACGTGTATATTTCTCTCAACAAGTTGTCCTCTAG TTGTGAACCTTTGCAATAG
- a CDS encoding hypothetical protein (Match to ESTs gb|CF194070.1|CF194070, gb|CF190227.1|CF190227, gb|CF194069.1|CF194069; Similar to gi|2599117|gb|AAB84057.1| proteasome regulatory subunit 12 [Hypocrea jecorina], FASTA scores: opt: 979, E(): 1.1e-55, (51.955% identity (76.816% similar) in 358 aa overlap (1-349:1-342)); HMMPfam hit to Mov34, Mov34/MPN/PAD-1 family, score: 131.1, E(): 2.6e-36), which translates to MPGLTTAQVTELSGVNVVIHPLVLLSVVDHAARVPLSKNKRVLGVLLGQDNGTSINVANSFAIPFEEDERDPKTFFLDLDYVEEMWRMFRKVNAKERPIGFYHTGPRLRSSDLEITELFKRFCPRPVMVIVDVRTSGGRGDTGIPTDAYFAVEEIKDDGTATQRTFTHVSTSIEAEEAEEIGVEHLLRDISSSSSAPSSSLLTTQSLSTRVASQLQSLRGLHARLHEIGEYLEAVRSGKMPINHQVVYQLQEIIGLLPQLGGDVELGKAFRMGVNDQSLVVFLSSMIRTVLALHDLIENRIQNAQQDIEDAKSPAEKANEARAEAAGIKAEDVAKAKKDAEEEEKEKKKK; encoded by the exons ATGCCCGGCTTAACAACGGCACAG GTCACAGAACTTAGCGGCGTCAATGT CGTTATACACCCTTTAGTTCTTCTGTCTGTGGTTGATCACGCTGCCCGAGTGCCCTTGTCGAAGAACAAGCGAGTGCTGGGTGTGCTGTTAGGACAAGATAATGGGACTTCCATCAACGTTGCGAACAG TTTTGCGATTccatttgaagaagatgagcgTGATCCCAAGACATTCTTCTTAGATTTGGATTATGTTGAGGAAATGTGGAGAATGTTCAGAAAAGTCAACG CCAAGGAGCGCCCTATAGGATTCTACCACACTGGTCCCCGTCTTCGCTCATCCGACCTCGAGATCACTGAACTCTTCAAACGTTTCTGCCCTCGACCTGTTATGGTCATTGTTGATGTTCGAACTTCTGGTGGCCGAGGTGACACTGGTATCCCCACTGACGCCTACTTTGCAGTTGAAGAGATCAAGGATGACGGGACTGCCACTCAACGAACATTTACCCATGTCTCAACCTCTATAGAAGCCGAAGAAGCCGAAGAGATTGGTGTGGAACATCTTTTGAGAgacatctcctcttcgtcatccgccccgtcatcttctttacTCACCACGCAATCCCTTTCTACCCGTGTCGCGTCCCAACTCCAATCACTTCGTGGTCTGCACGCTCGTCTGCATGAAATTGGAGAGTACCTCGAAGCGGTACGTAGCGGGAAGATGCCAATTAACCACCAGGTGGTGTATCAGTTGCAGGAGATAATTGGTCTCTTGCCTCAACTTGGAGGAGATGTGGAGCTGGGTAAGGCATTCAGGATGGGCGTGAATGATCAGAGTTTAGTAGTGTTCTTGAGCTCGATGATCAGGACGGTGTTGGCTTTGCATGATCTTA TTGAAAACCGCATCCAAAACGCTCAACAAGATATCGAAGACGCCAAGTCTCCTGCTGAAAAGGCCAACGAAGCTCGAGCTGAAGCAGCCGGTATCAAGGCAGAGGATGTGGccaaggcgaagaaggacgcggaagaagaggagaaagagaagaagaagaagtag
- a CDS encoding hypothetical protein (Similar to gi|40738803|gb|EAA57993.1| hypothetical protein AN6207.2 [Aspergillus nidulans FGSC A4], FASTA scores: opt: 1329, E(): 1.3e-78, (65.000% identity (85.000% similar) in 300 aa overlap (92-388:109-405)); HMMPfam hit to HATPase_c, Histidine kinase-, DNA gyrase B-, and HSP90-like ATPase, score: 57.5, E(): 3.7e-14): MVLTKSGRHEDTGTVELVTFPKPRFKPELEGILNVPNSDRTKLAFPSSTPNPSLDPLMDEGPVGSGLLVERHNQGNGNGNGNGNISGNGNGNGNGNGQRLRIPMERRYYSPPPATLVYPPEVHEYNERFTHLLENIKKRHDPTVTTVAQGVLEWKRKRKTGRIGVPIQEWLDRFYMSRIGIRFLIGQHVALNTLQPHPDYVGIICTRANVHDICHEAIENARYVCEEHYGLFKGPPIQLLCPKDLTFPYVPGHLSHICFELLKNSLRAVVERFGVENEEAFPPIKVVVVEGREDITIKISDEGGGIPRSAIPMIWTYLYTTMSDEGLEATIEQSDFKAPMAGFGYGLPLARLYARFFGGDLRLISMDGYGTDVYISLNKLSSSCEPLQ; encoded by the exons ATGGTCTTGACGAAATCTGGGAGACATGAGGACACGGGGACAGTT GAGCTTGTGACATTTCCAAAACCTAGATTCAAACCAGAACTTGAAGGTATACTTAATGTCCCAAATTCAGA CCGAACAAAACTAGCTTTCCCCAGCTCCACTCCTAACCCTTCTCTGGACCCACTTATGGACGAAGGCCCAGTCGGTTCCGGTCTTCTGGTCGAGAGACATAACCAGGGAAACGGGAAcgggaatgggaatgggaataTAAGCGGGAATGGAAATGGCAACGGAAACGGCAACGGGCAGAGGTTACGGATACCCATGGAACGTCGGTACTATTCACCGCCACCTGCAACTCTCGTCTACCCACCGGAAGTACATGAGTACAACGAAAGGTTTACTCATTTACTTGAGAATATCAAGAAAAGACACGACCCAACTGTCACTACCGTTGCTCAAGGTGTATTggagtggaagaggaagcgaaAGACCGGGAGGATAGGAGTACCGATTCAGGAGTGGTTGGATAGGTTCTACATGAGCCGAATTGGTATTCGATTTTTGATAGGGCAGC ACGTTGCGCTCAACACTTTACAACCTCATCCTGATTATGTAGGGATAATTTGCACTCGAGCCAACGTGCATGATATATGTCATGAAGCAATTG AAAACGCCCGATATGTCTGTGAAGAGCATTACGGCCTCTTCAAAGGCCCGCCTATCCAGCTTCTTTGCCCTAAAGACCTCACATTTCCATATGTGCCCGGGCACCTCTCCCACATCTGCTTTGAACTCTTGAAAAACTCCCTTCGTGCGGTTGTAGAGCGTTTTGGAGTGGAGAACGAGGAAGCTTTCCCCCCGATCAAGGTAGTTGTAGTTGAGGGTAGGGAGGATATCACCATCAAGATTTCGGATGAAGGTGGGGGGATTCCCAGGAGTGCGATTCCCATGATCTGGAC GTACCTCTATACTACAATGAGTGACGAAGGTTTAGAAGCGACCATTGAACAGTCAGATTTCAAAGCCCCCATGGCTGGTTTCGG CTACGGGCTTCCCCTCGCAAGGCTG TACGCTAGATTCTTTGGTGGCGATCTCAGATTGATCTCTATGGACGGGTACGGGACGGACGTGTATATTTCTCTCAACAAGTTGTCCTCTAG TTGTGAACCTTTGCAATAG
- a CDS encoding hypothetical protein (Similar to gi|38110302|gb|EAA56042.1| hypothetical protein MG01693.4 [Magnaporthe grisea 70-15], FASTA scores: opt: 499, E(): 1.7e-16, (32.045% identity (54.091% similar) in 440 aa overlap (2-412:4-399))), with the protein MSDPLNAASLLGLLPTLLPQGTTSPLPLSTDAIAALVHAIHTALQFRLISPAPQPVDDNSKLEQPRSGGDNDDAMSEVTAVEQEDNSQPPIGRLAEGWNSRGEDSYSFQYRHDQSAMNFRVRVGKMGNRVQIDAMAEDGEPHNLSVVRSELVDSGLFPIPSSATASSASNQESPDASATAVGFKSMNDVKTFVEKYSRDVISRLLPGLSIPGYSQVSGSDPRGPPPAGAPQGSEPSPARPSVPRTGDPLLDNINNINPSGRNPASLGHRDLDPLASLRPPGSFNPNRDGGGMLMDFNHPMFDSRRGRGLGDPDLDGPGGSVQPPGSRWDPVGPSPDGVGGGGIFPGVGGNPLGGVGRGDRDRWGDEMPPPGEFGPDLGRFGGGNGIGGPLGGGRGGGRFGGGGGFGGGGGFGGNMYM; encoded by the exons ATGTCAGATCCTCTAAATGCTGCTAGCCTTTTGGGCCTTCTTCCAACGTTACTACCTCAGGGAACAACATCGCCCTTGCCGCTCTCCACCGACGCCATTGCGGCCTTGGTACACGCAATCCATACCGCCCTTCAATTCCGCCTAATCTCGCCTGCGCCTCAGCCAGTAGATGATAACTCCAAGTTAGAACAACCAAGGTCTGGTGGCGATAACGATGATGCCATGTCTGAAGTTACAGCGGTCGAGCAGGAGGACAATTCACAACCGCCCATTGGACGACTTGCCGAAGGGTGGAACAGTCGAGGTGAAGATTCCTACTCATTCCAGTACCGGCATGATCAAAGTGCTATGAATTTTAGGGTCAGAGTAGGGAAAATGGGCAACAGAGTTCAGATCGACGCTATGGCTGAG GATGGTGAACCACATAATCTGTCTGTTGTCAGATCTGAATTAGTAGATTCCGGGCTGTTCCCAATCCCGAGCTCGGCCACTGCTTCATCAGCTTCTAACCAAGAATCACCAGATGCTTCTGCTACTGCAGTCGGGTTTAAATCAATGAACGA CGTCAAGACATTCGTTGAAAAGTATAGTCGCGACGTCATCTCAAGACTGTTGCCCGGGCTCTCAATTCCAGGGTACAGCCAGGTATCCGGCTCTGATCCTCGTGGTCCTCCTCCGGCTGGAGCGCCACAAGGGAGCGAACCATCTCCTGCGCGTCCTTCGGTCCCAAGGACTGGTGACCCACTTCTGGACAATATAAACAACATCAACCCATCCGGCCGGAACCCAGCTTCTCTCGGACACCGCGACCTCGATCCTCTTGCGTCCCTCCGTCCACCTGGATCGTTCAATCCTAACAGAGATGGCGGTGGGATGCTGATGGATTTTAACCATCCCATGTTTGATTCTCGCCGTGGTCGAGGTTTGGGCGACCCGGATCTTGATGGGCCGGGTGGTTCAGTCCAGCCTCCAGGATCGAGGTGGGATCCTGTAGGCCCCTCTCCTGATGGAGTGGGCGGTGGAGGGATCTTCCCTGGAGTAGGCGGCAATCCCCTTGGGGGTGTGGGGAGAGGTGATAGGGATAGGTGGGGAGATGAGATGCCTCCTCCTGGGGAGTTTGGGCCTGATCTGGGAAGATTTGGAGGCGGTAATGGAATTGGTGGGCCGTTGGGTGGGGGTCGTGGGGGGGGAAGGttcggtggtggtggtggattCGGGGGCGGAGGTGGTTTTGGAGGCAATATGTACATGTAA
- a CDS encoding hypothetical protein (Similar to gi|46096414|gb|EAK81647.1| conserved hypothetical protein [Ustilago maydis 521], FASTA scores: opt: 2019, E(): 4.9e-114, (52.288% identity (75.630% similar) in 1071 aa overlap (91-1114:3-1056)); HMMPfam hit to EFG_C, Elongation factor G C-terminus, score: 93.9, E(): 4e-25; HMMPfam hit to GTP_EFTU, Elongation factor Tu GTP binding domain, score: 214.9, E(): 1.5e-61): MSNIFAVPLQNTRNVTIVAHVDHGKTSFADSLLSSNNIISSRMAGKLRFLDSREDEQERGITMESSAVSLRFDMTRLSPDGTSSIQQCICNVIDTPGHVDFASEVSTASRLCDGALVLVDVWEGVATQTIAVLRQAWMDKLKPLLVINKMDRLITELKLSPSEAYHHISQLIEQVNAVMGSFYASERMEDDLRWREEREKRLAARKEQQGEDLDDDEEYEEKEDEDIYFAPDRGNVLFASAIDGWAFRLGKFARLYAEKLKIKEGNLRRVLWGDWYLDPKTKRVVGRKKLAGRNLKPMFVQFVLENIWRVYDTVLNEYNPDAVQKIVTALNIRITPRDLRSKDTRNLLNLIMQQWLPLSTATFQSIIEVIPPPPSAQAIRLPYMLHPEKAKAAAASGGLKAENELERGLYECDQGEGAEVVAYVSKMFAVRKGDLPEYKPKEMTAEEMRARGREERERRAALVAERQAKGEGLDGQPLPEDLAKPLESLSLENIQPATSEKPAVDDSDSEVLLGFSRIFSSTLHRGTSLLAILPKFDSSLPPSHPHNIKHTVPIIASDLYMMMGRELVSVDSVPAGHVCAIGGLNRAVPRSATLWAPDAKGVEEGFGKEALVNLAGVGVGANAIVRVALEPENPSDMPKLIRGLRILNQADPCAEYFVQESGEHVIITAGELHLERCLKDLRERFAKCPIQQSAPIVPFRETAVKAPDMAPPKTTGAPRGTINGTVINGLVKFRLRAMPLPEGVETFLLSQQGAISKMLVRERDGKEGEEETDVQEGAEGQSGEGEVPEGQQEARQLSPEEFWTELERLLNKAGGDWAGAADRVWSFGPKRVGANLLLDPVGTKHLRLRRREQLFTQARAQGQSADDALLSTDHAVAADQLASLSSITSSDNEAARAELRLLRDYESSIETGFQLSTFQGPLCAEPVVGMAWVVESVELDRQGMESEQGKGQVVGGALISAVRDACRQGLLDWSPRIKLAMYTCDIQASTDVLGKVYGVIARRRGRIVSEEMKEGTSFFTIRAMLPVVESFGFADEIRTRTSGAASPQLIFSGYETLDLDPFWVPTTQEELEDLGEKADKANVAKAYVDGVRKRKGMFVERKIVEFAEKQRTLKK, from the exons ATGTCCAATATATTCGCAGTACCACTTCAGAACACTCGC AACGTCACAATCGTTGCCCATGTCGACCATGGCAAGACCTCTTTTGCCGATTCGCTCCTATCCTccaacaacatcatctcctctcGAATGGCTGGTAAACTTCGGTTCCTAGACTCTAGAGAAGACGAGCAAGAACGAGGAATTACCATGGAATCCAGCGCCGTCTCGCTTCGATTTGACATGACTCGTCTTTCGCCCGATGGTACATCTAGTATCCAACAGTGCATTTGCAACGTCATTGATACTCCTGGTCATGTGGACTTTGCCAGTGAGGTTTCAACAGCGAGCAGACTGTGTGACGGTGCACTCGTTCTGGTCGATGTGTGGGAAGGTGTGGCAACTCAGACGATCGCCGTTCTTCGTCAAGCTTGGATGGACAAGCTCAAGCCATTACTCGTAATCAACAAGATGGATCGTCTTATCACAGAACTCAAGCTGTCACCTTCAGAAGCTTATCATCACATTTCACAATTGATTGAGCAGGTCAATGCCGTCATGGGTTCATTCTACGCGTCTGAGCGAATGGAGGACGATTTgaggtggagagaagaaagagaaaagcgaCTTgcggcaaggaaagagcagCAAGGCGAAgatcttgatgatgatgaagagtacgaggagaaggaggatgaggatatCTATTTTGCTCCGGACAGGGGAAATGTTCTGTTCGCTTCTGCTATCGATGGTTGGGCGTTCCGTCTGGGTAAATTTGCCCGTCTTTACGCTGAAAAGCTCAAAATCAAAGAAGGAAACCTCCGTCGAGTTTTATGGGGTGATTGGTATCTCGACCCGAAGACCAAGAGAGTCGTGGGGCGCAAGAAGCTTGCTGGACGAAACCTCAAGCCTATGTTTGTCCAATTTGTACTAGAGAATATCTGGCGAGTCTACGATACAGTCCTCAACGAGTA CAACCCGGATGCAGTCCAGAAGATCGTAACAGCTCTCAACATTCGCATTACCCCTCGCGATCTCCGATCCAAAGACACCCGcaacctcctcaacctAATCATGCAACAATGGCTTCCCCTCTCTACCGCCACTTTCCAATCCATCATTGAAGTCatccctccacctccctcTGCCCAAGCCATCCGCCTTCCGTACATGCTCCACCcagaaaaggcaaaagcaGCTGCCGCTAGCGGTGGTTTGAAGGCTGAAAACGAGCTGGAGAGGGGGTTGTACGAGTGCGAccagggagaaggagctgAAGTGGTTGCGTATGTGAGTAAGATGTTTGCTGTCCGCAAGGGGGATTTGCCAGAGTACAAACCGAAAGAAATGACGGCTGAGGAAATGCGagcgagaggaagagaggagcGAGAACGACGTGCGGCTTTAGTGGCGGAGCGACAGGCTAAAGGTGAAGGGCTTGATGGGCAACCGTTGCCTGAGGACCTTGCTAAGCCACTAGAGTCACTTTCACTCGAGAACATCCAACCCGCTACTTCGGAGAAACCAGCCGTCGACGATAGCGACTCTGAAGTTCTCCTCGGATTCTCCCGAATATTCTCCTCTACCCTTCACCGCGGTacttccctcctcgccaTTCTCCCAAAATTCGACTCTTCCTTGCCCCCTTCTCACCCACACAACATTAAACACACTGTCCCCATCATCGCTTCTGATCTTTATATGATGATGGGCCGAGAACTTGTGTCTGTCGACAGTGTTCCAGCGGGTCATGTGTGTGCTATTGGTGGCTTGAACAGGGCTGTACCTCGAAGCGCGACATTATGGGCGCCTGATGCAAAGGGCGTTGAGgaaggatttggaaagGAGGCTTTGGTCAATTTGGCAGGTGTAGGTGTTGGAGCGAACGCCATTGTACGAGTTGCACTTGAACCAGAGAACCCTA GCGATATGCCAAAGTTAATCAGAGGTTTACGAATTTTGAACCAAGCCGATCCTTGTGCAGAGTACTTTGTACAGGAAAGCGGAGAAcatgtcatcatcactgcTGGAGAATTGCATCTCGAA CGTTGTCTCAAAGACCTTCGTGAACGTTTTGCCAAGTGTCCTATTCAACAGTCCGCCCCTATTGTTCCCTTCCGAGAAACCGCCGTCAAGGCACCGGACATGGCACCTCCCAAGACTACCGGGGCACCCCGAGGTACTATTAATGGTACAGTGATCAACGGTCTTGTCAAGTTCAGGTTGAGAGCTATGCCCTTGCCAGAGGGTGTCGAAACCTTTTTGCTTAGCCAACAAGGTGCTATCTCTAAGATGCTTGTCCGTGAGCGCgatggcaaggaaggtgaagaagaaaccgATGTGCAGGAGGGCGCTGAAGGACAAAGTGGTGAGGGTGAAGTCCCAGAAGGTCAGCAGGAAGCCCGTCAACTCTCTCCCGAAGAGTTCTGGACTGAGCTCGAGAGGTTGCTCAACAAGGCCGGCGGTGATTGGGCTGGAGCCGCGGACAGAGTATGGAGCTTTGGACCCAAGAGAGTGGGTGCCAACTTATTGTTGGACCCTGTTGGCACCAAACATCTCAGGTTAAGGCGACGTGAACAGCTCTTCACCCAAGCGCGGGCACAAGGTCAATCAGCCGATGATgcccttctctccaccgATCATGCTGTTGCTGCGGATCAACTAGCTTCTCTCAgctccatcacctcctctGATAATGAAGCTGCGCGAGCTGAACTTCGTTTGCTGAGAGATTACGAGTCATCTATCGAAACTGGTTTCCAGCTTTCCACTTTCCAGGGCCCGCTCTGTGCTGAACCTGTGGTCGGAATGGCTTGGGTTGTGGAGAGTGTGGAGCTTGATAGGCAAGGAATGGAGTCGGAGCAAGGAAAGGGGCAGGTGGTGGGTGGAGCGCTCATCTCGGCTGTGAGAGATGCGTGTAGGCAAGGCTTGTTGGATTGGAGTCCAAGGATAAAGCTCGCAATGTACACCTGTGATATTCAGGCATCTA CTGATGTACTGGGCAAGGTCTATGGTGTCATTGCCAGGCGTCGAGGAAGAATTGTCtcggaggagatgaaggagggaacTTCATTCTTCACTATTCGAGCCATGTTGCCAGTGGTGGAGAGTTTCGGTTTCGCCGATG AAATCCGAACGCGAACTTCCGGTGCTGCCTCTCCTCAACTCATTTTTTCCGGCTACGAAACCCTTGACCTCGATCCCTTCTGGGTTCCCACCACCCaggaggagctggaagatCTTGGAGAGAAGGCTGATAAGGCGAATGTAGCTAAGGCCTACGTCGATGgtgtgaggaagaggaagggtaTGTttgtggagaggaagattgTAGAGTTTGcggagaagcagaggacGCTAAAGAAATAA